The DNA region TGTGGTCTGTGGTCATGTTCATCCTTCAGTTGGAGCCAGGCTGGCCGGACGGACCGGAAGACGGATCGGCCTTCGTCGAGGCTTCGGATTTAGACTTTTCCCCGGAACCGGACGCGTCGGAGGACCCGCCGCCATCGGACCCGCCGTCGGATCCGCTGCCGGACCCGCCGTCCGATTTGGACGAAGATGACTCCCGGTCGGCCTTCTCGGCCTGCTTGTAGTTCTCGCTCCGGTAGTCCGTGGTGTAGAATCCGTCGCCCTTGAACAGGAAGCCCGCACCGCCGCTGATGAGGCGCTTCACGGCGCCGCCGCATTCCGGACACGTGGAAAGGGGATCCGCCGTAATCGACTGGAACTCGGAAAACTCGTGACTGCACTCGTTGCAACGGTACTGGTAGGTAGGCATGCGTTCCTTCCTAACAAAACCGGCGCCGACTAAGACAGCCGACGCCGGTCTTCACGCAATTGAACTGCACGGCAGGATGGCCTGGAGGCCTACATCATGCCGCCCATGC from Gemmatimonadota bacterium includes:
- a CDS encoding zinc ribbon domain-containing protein, which gives rise to MPTYQYRCNECSHEFSEFQSITADPLSTCPECGGAVKRLISGGAGFLFKGDGFYTTDYRSENYKQAEKADRESSSSKSDGGSGSGSDGGSDGGGSSDASGSGEKSKSEASTKADPSSGPSGQPGSN